The stretch of DNA AGCGGGGTCGGCGTGCAGGGGACGGTCGGTTCGGGGAGCGTCGGCAACGAGGGCCGGATCGGTGTGCAGCCAGTCGTGCATGGCGCTGCTGAGTGCGGAGCCGGCGGCGAGCGCGGCACCCGCGCCCACCAAGCCGCGTCGGTTGAGCATGAGGTCCATTCCCGTGAATTCGGTGAGGACCGCGGCTGTCCGTTCGGGCGCCCAAGGCACGCCGTCGGGGTGCTCCACACCACCGTCGCCACGCCGTTTCCCCACGCGCCCGTGCCGGACCAGACCAAGATCCTCAATGGTCACGACACGGCCGAGACGCTCGGTGAACAGAGCCGCCAGCACCCGGGGCACGGGATCGCGGGGGATTTCTCCCATGTCGATCCAACGCCGTACCCGCGAGGTGTCGGTGGCCAGTTGCGGATGGCCCATGGCCGCCGCCTGCCGGTTCACCAGTCTCGCGAGCTCCCCTTTGGACCAGCCTGCCAGGCCGAACAGGTCCGAAAGACGGGTGTTGGGTTGTCCGTTCACGTCAAGCCCCCAGGTTCTCGGCTGAGTTGACAGTAACCCTCTGTCAGTTGCTGGGCGACTATTCGCCATGGTTCGCCAGGGTGCGCCACATGGTGTGCCAGGGGACGCCGGGTGTCAGGTAGGAATGCGCCACCCCGACCCGGACCACCGCGGGACATTCCCCAGGGTGCACCAAGGCGGCCGGGGCGGGAGGCGCCGCAATTCGCAGGCACACGAAGGGATCTGTATCGCCCATGTACACAGCATCGTCCTCCGTGTCCGCCCCGCCCCGGCCACTGCACAGCCGACAGCCCGGCAGCGGCCCGTATCTGGAGCCCGCGCGCCCCGCGGCCGGGTCGCTCGGCACCGGCCGGACGCGACGCGTTCCGGGGCCCGGCACGCAACCGCTCAGCGGGAGACTCGACTTGTCAGGCCCCCAGGGGGCGCAACTGCGCACCGCGATCGCCTCGGTGCACCGCATCTGTCCAGAGTTCAATCCGGTACAGGTGCTCCGCCGCAGCGGACGCACCGTACTGCTCGTGGGAACGGCAGGACGCAGCACCGCGATCGCCAAATGTTTACTGGACAACTCGCCCGTGTGGGCCGAGCGGATCAGGCACGAAATAGCGGCATACCGCTCGTTCGTCCGGCACCGTCCTCCCGTCCGGGCCCCGCGGCTCATCGCCGCGGACCCCGAGGACTGCACGCTGGTGATCGAGCGGATGCAGGGGCGCGTCGCCGCGCTGTCCCGCCACCCCGTGGAGACTCCGCCGCGCGCGGACGTGCGGTTGGTGCTCAACGCCCTGCGCCACCTCAACCGGTGGCGTCCGCCGCAGGAGTTGTTCGGCAGGCCCATGGACTACGGCAAGCGGATCTCCCGCTTCCATGAGCTGGGTCTGCTCACCGACCGGGACATGGGCGACCTGCAGAAGCTTCTGCACGGCATCGCGCACTCGGCCGGGCAGCACGACACGTGGCAGTTCTGCCACGGCGACGCGCTGCTTTCGAACATCCTCCTGTCCCCCGCGGGCCCGGTGTTCGTGGACTGGGAGCACGCGGGCTGGTATCTGCCCGGCTATGACCTGGCGACGCTGTGGACGGTGCTCGGTGACGCACCGGTCGCGCGCCGCGAGATCAGCCAGCTGGCACAGGAGAAGGGACCGGCGGCGCGTGACGCGTTCCTGGTGAACCTGATGCTCGTGCTGACCCGGGAGATCCGTACGTACGAGATGGCCGTGCAGCGATCGATGCACGACGCGACCCCGGCGGCACCGGGACCAGCCCACCCGGGTGCTGCGCCGTCCGGTGAGGAACAGCGGCTGCTGCTGAGGCGGCTGCACGACGACTGCCAGCTGGCCC from Streptomyces sp. BA2 encodes:
- a CDS encoding aminoglycoside phosphotransferase family protein gives rise to the protein MYTASSSVSAPPRPLHSRQPGSGPYLEPARPAAGSLGTGRTRRVPGPGTQPLSGRLDLSGPQGAQLRTAIASVHRICPEFNPVQVLRRSGRTVLLVGTAGRSTAIAKCLLDNSPVWAERIRHEIAAYRSFVRHRPPVRAPRLIAADPEDCTLVIERMQGRVAALSRHPVETPPRADVRLVLNALRHLNRWRPPQELFGRPMDYGKRISRFHELGLLTDRDMGDLQKLLHGIAHSAGQHDTWQFCHGDALLSNILLSPAGPVFVDWEHAGWYLPGYDLATLWTVLGDAPVARREISQLAQEKGPAARDAFLVNLMLVLTREIRTYEMAVQRSMHDATPAAPGPAHPGAAPSGEEQRLLLRRLHDDCQLARRAVRAAVGTR